In Bacillus carboniphilus, the genomic stretch GATTTTTATGGAAAACGGAATAGTGATACTGCTCATAAATTCATCGATTGTAAATAATAAGAGCAAAGAAAAAGTGCAGTAAATGATCATTCGTGTGAAAAACAACTTCAGTTTTCCTGATATGAAATGTGTGGATAACCTAACAAAGACGTCAGAAAATATATCAGTCACGAAACCTGCGAGGAAGTAGGATAAAACAAATATTAAAAGCGAATAAAAAGAATCATATTTCACTCCTAATAAACTAAATATCCCTGCAAACCCAAAATAAAAAATCCCTAAGACCAATGAAACAGAAAAAATAACAAGAAATATGATTGCCGTGATCACAATTACCTTTGTAAATAATTTTATGTCTCGAAAAGAACTATTATCACTCACCCAATTCTCCCCTCTCCCCAAAGCGATACTCCGTGAAATGCTCATCTTCGTTTAGACCGTTAGTACTCTATAAAAAATATCCTTGACTCAATAAAAAACAAATTGGTGATAATTAACATTATACACGAAGCCTTCATGTGTTTTTTGTAGAGTTGCACTAAGTATTACAATTCGTAAACTCAATCTTATAAATGAGTTGTCCATGCAAAATAAAAGACGCCTTCTTTTTAAAGAGAAGCGTCCGATTGTAGTATAAAATTATCCCCTATTACTTCTTTAAGTTAAAATAGTTTATACTTACCTTTCTAGGATTATTATTCTTTTAGCATTGAATACTTCCTTAAAGCTTTATAGAAGCTGCCACCCAACAAAATAGCCAATAGTGCGGGAGTTAACTTCAAAAGGACAAATGGAGTTTCAAATATAAATGCTTTCCAGAATAATGCACCTTTCATACCCCAAAGACCTTCATGATATAATGCAGAATCCTTGTAGAGCATAAAAGAATAAGCCAAACACAGCATACTCAACCAAAATGAATAACTCATTAATCTTTTATAATATTGCCCCTTTGATTGGCGATCCGAGAAGATTTCATTTTGATTATCATCTTCTTTTTGCCAATACCGTATTCCACTAAACCAGGACCCCTTTATATAGTTCCAACCGAAATCCTCATATATCATTTTGTATTCCACGAAATTCTTCTTAGGTAAATAATCTTGATAATCAAGTCGCATAACATATCTCTTGTCAGTTTTTTCGAAAGTGTATATTCCGAATCCACTTATATTTGTACATCG encodes the following:
- a CDS encoding YrvL family regulatory protein; the protein is MSISRSIALGRGENWVSDNSSFRDIKLFTKVIVITAIIFLVIFSVSLVLGIFYFGFAGIFSLLGVKYDSFYSLLIFVLSYFLAGFVTDIFSDVFVRLSTHFISGKLKLFFTRMIIYCTFSLLLLFTIDEFMSSITIPFSIKILIALFLFTIEIAFDDKNTKRNKT
- a CDS encoding DUF2812 domain-containing protein codes for the protein MKRYKVFFNIEKEEQWLNEQLQKGYRCTNISGFGIYTFEKTDKRYVMRLDYQDYLPKKNFVEYKMIYEDFGWNYIKGSWFSGIRYWQKEDDNQNEIFSDRQSKGQYYKRLMSYSFWLSMLCLAYSFMLYKDSALYHEGLWGMKGALFWKAFIFETPFVLLKLTPALLAILLGGSFYKALRKYSMLKE